The following DNA comes from Coriobacteriia bacterium.
CATCGCGCGAAACACCATGCGGCCGATACGGCCAAACCCATTGATGCCGACCTTGATAGTCAAGCCCATCCCTCCTTGGATGACGACCGCTCCGTTGCGGCCCCTAACTGAAACGTCACGCGCGCGTCATCGCGCACGAGCACTACCCCTGTTCGCCGTTCGAATCGTCCCCATGCTCGAGGAGTTCGGTGGCCAGTTCCTCGATACGGCGCACCCTATGATACACAGCCGACTTGGTGAGCGGCGGGTCCGCAAGTTCGCCCAGTTCACGCAGGGACACCTCAGGATTGGCGAGGCGCAGCTCGGCAAGCTCGCCGAGTGCCGGCGGCAGATTCTCGAGCCCGCGTACCGCTGCAAGCAGGTTGATCGCCTCGATCTGCCCGATAGCCGCCTCAGCAGTCTTCTGCTGGTTCGCGATCTCGGCGTTGACCAGCCGGTTCACGTCGTTGCGCATCGACTTGATGATGCGCACGTCTTCCGTACGCAGGAGCGCGCGGTGCGCACCTACGAGCGCGAGAAACGTGACGATCGGCTCGGCGCCCTTGAGGTAGACGGCGAAGGTACCGCGACGCTTCGCGACACGAGCGGGAATCTCGAAGCGCTGCATGAGCGAGACGAGGTCCTCGGCGAGCTGCTCGGTCTCCGCGGTCAGTTCGAAGTGGAAGTCGCCATGCGGATCCGCGACGAATCCGCCTCCGAGAAAGGCGCCGCGCAGGTATGCGATCGCGCAGCAGTCCTTCTTGACGAGCTTGGGGTCGATGCCTACCGAGAAACCCGACTCGCCGAGAATCCCGAGTTCGGACAGGGCGGTCGTGAGTTTGGGCTGCGTGGGCACGGTGATGAGGTAGTTGTTGGTCTTGTGCAGCACGCTGCGCCGTACGGTGAGCTCGGTCTTAAGGCCGTAGACGCCGTGGAGCAACTTGATGACGGTGCGGGCAACCGGGGCGGTCTCGGTCGCGACTTCGAGCCGATGTCGATTGGGCCCGGAGATGTGAAGTGTCCCCTCGATGCGCACGAGGGCAGCGAGCTCGGCCTTGAGGCAACACTGCCTCTTGGGCTCGATACGCGAGAGCTCGTCTTTCACCTCCGCGGTGAACGACACTAGACGACCACCTTCTCGAGAGTCCGGCACAGCGCCGAACGGGAGTGCCTGACGGGGTCTTGAGGATCCGCGAGGTTCTCGGCGATGACGTCTGGCCCCATCGCTCGAATCCGCGCGAGAATCGCCTCATCAACAAGCACCGGCTCGGTGCCCGCATCATCATCGCACACGACCCGGCTGCCGGAGCACGGCTCGTGCACGAGCGCGAGGTCGATCGCCCCCGATAGGCCATGCTCTGCGAGTGCCATGACGTGGTCGGCGGCGTCGAGGCCACCCGTCTCGCCGCGCATGTTGGCAACGTTGCAGACGTAGATGCGAGTGGCGCTCGATTCACAGATTGCCTCGGCGACCCCTGCGACCAACAGGTTAGGGATCAAGCTGGTGTACAGCGATCCGGGACCGAGCACGATGATGTCGGCGCTGGAGATCGCCTCGAGCGCAGGCGGGTACGCCTCGGGCCACTCGGGCTCGAGGTGCACGCACTCGAGCGGATTCGCACTCACAGCAAGGCGGGCCTGCCCCGAGAGGTGGCCGCCCTCGCGATCGACGCCGTGCAGCTCGCAGTCGACGAGCGTTGACGGGTAGACGTGGCCGCGCACGTTCAGATAGCGCTCTGCGGCCTCGATCGCGGCCGGGAACGAACCGGTGATGTCGGCGAGCGCCGCAATGATGAGATTGCCGAGGGCGTGACCCGCCAGCCCCTCGCCTTCGGGGAATCGATACTGGAAGAGCGGACCGAGCAACCCCTCCTGCTCGTCAGAGAGCGCCACGAGGCAGTTGCGTATGTCTCCCGGAGGCAGCATCCCGAGCTGCTGACGCAGTTTGCCGCTCGACCCACCGTCGTCGGCCATCGTGACCACGGCACTCGTCTCGAAGCCGAGGTCGACGAGGCAGCCCAACACCGAGGGGAGACCGGTACCGCCGCCGATGGCGACAGCACGACGACCTGTGCCGACACTCATCGATGCTCCCGGTCCCGTCCGATGTCTCGGTGGCTGACGGCGACCCGGTAACCGCAATCGCGAAGGAACGCCGCGGTCGTCTCGGCGAGCGCGACGCTACGGTGCATGCCCCCGGTGCATCCCACCCCGATGGCGAGGTGATGCTTGCCTTCCATGATGTAGCCCGGCACCACCGTCTCGAGCAGCGGGAACCACCGCGAGAGGAACGCTTCGGTCTCAGCGTTGCCGAGCACGAACTCGCGAACCGGCTCGTCGAGTCCGGTCAGTTGTCGCATGTCGGGGTTGTAGT
Coding sequences within:
- a CDS encoding YvcK family protein; the protein is MSVGTGRRAVAIGGGTGLPSVLGCLVDLGFETSAVVTMADDGGSSGKLRQQLGMLPPGDIRNCLVALSDEQEGLLGPLFQYRFPEGEGLAGHALGNLIIAALADITGSFPAAIEAAERYLNVRGHVYPSTLVDCELHGVDREGGHLSGQARLAVSANPLECVHLEPEWPEAYPPALEAISSADIIVLGPGSLYTSLIPNLLVAGVAEAICESSATRIYVCNVANMRGETGGLDAADHVMALAEHGLSGAIDLALVHEPCSGSRVVCDDDAGTEPVLVDEAILARIRAMGPDVIAENLADPQDPVRHSRSALCRTLEKVVV
- the whiA gene encoding DNA-binding protein WhiA, with translation MSFTAEVKDELSRIEPKRQCCLKAELAALVRIEGTLHISGPNRHRLEVATETAPVARTVIKLLHGVYGLKTELTVRRSVLHKTNNYLITVPTQPKLTTALSELGILGESGFSVGIDPKLVKKDCCAIAYLRGAFLGGGFVADPHGDFHFELTAETEQLAEDLVSLMQRFEIPARVAKRRGTFAVYLKGAEPIVTFLALVGAHRALLRTEDVRIIKSMRNDVNRLVNAEIANQQKTAEAAIGQIEAINLLAAVRGLENLPPALGELAELRLANPEVSLRELGELADPPLTKSAVYHRVRRIEELATELLEHGDDSNGEQG